The proteins below come from a single Onychomys torridus chromosome 18, mOncTor1.1, whole genome shotgun sequence genomic window:
- the Treml2 gene encoding trem-like transcript 2 protein isoform X1: MEPWPLMFRLLLLLCLQGCVSGPSIENVYRKVRRREGESLSLQCSYKNRRNRVEGKAWCKVKKKKCELNFIRGWVKGPSYSIRDDAKAKVVYITMEALRVQDSGRYWCMRNTAGNLYPLVGFQLEVYPALTTERNIPPTHLTNIFESGFVTTGQVPISGPHSPFTSDMTVFTSGLLTLASGTTAPTPVTSFSFTETSGTLAEPGKSMKSQPVTVSPSNARSFSADPGTTSTVSRHLSSGLSTTGMCHQLPPNRSQETYLTVVVVMLTLLPAPVVMVMGYGIWKKRHMGSYNLGSNSAKPWIHLPEGPETPWKPAWSKITE, from the exons ATGGAGCCATGGCCTCTCATGTTCcggttgctgctgctgctgtgcctACAGGGTTGTGTCTCAG GTCCCTCCATTGAGAACGTGTACCGGAAAGTGCGGCGGCGTGAAGGGGAGTCTCTGTCCCTGCAGTGCTCGTACAAGAACCGCCGGAACCGCGTGGAGGGCAAGGCTTGGTGCAaagtgaagaagaagaagtgtGAGCTGAACTTCATCCGGGGCTGGGTGAAGGGGCCCAGCTACTCAATAAGGGATGACGCCAAGGCCAAGGTGGTCTACATCACCATGGAGGCCCTCAGAGTCCAGGACTCCGGACGATACTGGTGTATGCGTAACACGGCTGGGAATCTCTACCCTCTGGTGGGTTTCCAGCTGGAAGTATATCCAG CCCTCACAACTGAGAGAAACATTCCTCCCACGCATCTAACCAACATCTTCGAGAGTGGATTTGTCACAACGGGCCAGGTCCCCATTTCAGGCCCTCACAGCCCTTTCACCTCTGACATGACTGTGTTCACATCTGGACTCCTCACCTTGGCCTCAGGGACCACCGCACCGACCCCTGTGACAAGCTTCAGCTTCACCGAAACCAGTGGTACCCTCGCAGAGCCCGGGAAGAGCATGAAGTCCCAGCCAGTGACTGTGTCTCCTAGCAATGCGAGGTCCTTCTCTGCTGACCCAGGGACCACTTCCACCGTGTCCAGACACCTGAGCAGTGGCTTGTCCACCACGGGGATGTGCCACCAGTTACCTCCCAACAG GTCCCAGGAGACTTACctcactgtggtggtggtgatgctgacGTTGCTTCCTGCGCCTGTGGTGATGGTTATGGGCTATGGGATTTGGAAGAAGAGGCACATGGGAA GCTACAATTTGGGCAGCAACTCGGCTAAGCCCTGGATACACCTTCCGGAAGGACCAGAGACGCCATGGAAGCCTGCTTGGTCTAAGATAACTGAGTGA
- the Treml2 gene encoding trem-like transcript 2 protein isoform X2: MEPWPLMFRLLLLLCLQGCVSGPSIENVYRKVRRREGESLSLQCSYKNRRNRVEGKAWCKVKKKKCELNFIRGWVKGPSYSIRDDAKAKVVYITMEALRVQDSGRYWCMRNTAGNLYPLVGFQLEVYPGTTAPTPVTSFSFTETSGTLAEPGKSMKSQPVTVSPSNARSFSADPGTTSTVSRHLSSGLSTTGMCHQLPPNRSQETYLTVVVVMLTLLPAPVVMVMGYGIWKKRHMGSYNLGSNSAKPWIHLPEGPETPWKPAWSKITE; this comes from the exons ATGGAGCCATGGCCTCTCATGTTCcggttgctgctgctgctgtgcctACAGGGTTGTGTCTCAG GTCCCTCCATTGAGAACGTGTACCGGAAAGTGCGGCGGCGTGAAGGGGAGTCTCTGTCCCTGCAGTGCTCGTACAAGAACCGCCGGAACCGCGTGGAGGGCAAGGCTTGGTGCAaagtgaagaagaagaagtgtGAGCTGAACTTCATCCGGGGCTGGGTGAAGGGGCCCAGCTACTCAATAAGGGATGACGCCAAGGCCAAGGTGGTCTACATCACCATGGAGGCCCTCAGAGTCCAGGACTCCGGACGATACTGGTGTATGCGTAACACGGCTGGGAATCTCTACCCTCTGGTGGGTTTCCAGCTGGAAGTATATCCAG GGACCACCGCACCGACCCCTGTGACAAGCTTCAGCTTCACCGAAACCAGTGGTACCCTCGCAGAGCCCGGGAAGAGCATGAAGTCCCAGCCAGTGACTGTGTCTCCTAGCAATGCGAGGTCCTTCTCTGCTGACCCAGGGACCACTTCCACCGTGTCCAGACACCTGAGCAGTGGCTTGTCCACCACGGGGATGTGCCACCAGTTACCTCCCAACAG GTCCCAGGAGACTTACctcactgtggtggtggtgatgctgacGTTGCTTCCTGCGCCTGTGGTGATGGTTATGGGCTATGGGATTTGGAAGAAGAGGCACATGGGAA GCTACAATTTGGGCAGCAACTCGGCTAAGCCCTGGATACACCTTCCGGAAGGACCAGAGACGCCATGGAAGCCTGCTTGGTCTAAGATAACTGAGTGA